The Pirellulimonas nuda genome includes a region encoding these proteins:
- a CDS encoding hemerythrin domain-containing protein has product MLTTPTQSLAGACYLEHQILDHVKGALRVTVDWRASEVSPEMRRGSMRFALGSFCRHLERLMRIEEEGGYLSVVSEVKPHLQDRINRLAFDHETFRVRIQKLRDRIDTFDEWDSGDFEQTCDVIRDLLDDVDQHDHAEVVLLQEALVLDEGGEG; this is encoded by the coding sequence GTGCTTACTACACCAACGCAGTCGCTTGCTGGCGCTTGTTACCTGGAGCACCAGATCCTAGACCACGTGAAAGGCGCCCTGCGCGTAACCGTGGACTGGCGGGCCTCGGAGGTCAGCCCCGAGATGCGCCGCGGGAGCATGCGGTTCGCGCTAGGCTCGTTCTGCAGGCACCTCGAGCGGCTGATGCGGATCGAGGAAGAAGGGGGCTACCTGTCCGTTGTGTCGGAGGTGAAACCGCACCTCCAGGACCGCATCAATCGACTCGCGTTCGACCACGAGACTTTCCGCGTCCGGATCCAGAAGCTGCGCGACCGGATCGACACGTTCGACGAGTGGGACTCGGGCGACTTCGAGCAAACCTGCGACGTGATCCGCGACCTGCTGGACGATGTGGACCAGCACGACCATGCCGAGGTGGTGTTGCTGCAAGAAGCGCTCGTGCTAGACGAGGGGGGCGAGGGGTAG
- a CDS encoding UvrB/UvrC motif-containing protein, which translates to MSEQSRNNKPGDAPRLPKNDASAKQLDKLLQRWPYEFGEVSARMARGADGRDLIQMRVDLGVLQMEVVDRPDGDLPMGERTFYDALLTMAFEEGDAFMLDMGLQVEVDREFMQFYHRRIAWLALREFNRAVADADHTLALMDFSTAHAPDEEWADQHEQYRPFVLFHRTQALALSRLEQAEPAAAVEAIRAGLKSIQEVFARHEIAEEFDSDELVVKLREMKRSLVDHYEVEPSLSEQLAEAIAREQYERAADLRDEIARRGC; encoded by the coding sequence ATGTCAGAACAGTCTCGAAACAACAAGCCGGGGGATGCGCCCCGGCTCCCGAAGAACGACGCCAGTGCGAAGCAGCTCGACAAGCTTCTGCAGCGGTGGCCGTACGAGTTCGGCGAGGTCTCCGCTCGGATGGCGCGCGGCGCGGATGGTCGAGACCTGATCCAGATGCGGGTCGACCTCGGCGTGCTGCAGATGGAAGTGGTGGATCGGCCCGACGGCGATCTGCCGATGGGCGAACGGACCTTCTACGACGCGCTGCTAACGATGGCGTTTGAAGAGGGGGACGCCTTTATGCTGGACATGGGCTTGCAGGTAGAGGTGGACCGCGAGTTTATGCAGTTCTACCACCGGCGGATCGCTTGGCTGGCGTTGCGAGAGTTCAACCGCGCCGTCGCCGACGCCGACCACACGCTGGCGCTGATGGACTTCAGCACGGCCCACGCCCCCGATGAAGAATGGGCCGATCAGCACGAGCAGTACCGGCCGTTCGTGCTGTTCCACCGGACCCAGGCGTTAGCGCTGAGCCGCCTGGAGCAGGCAGAGCCCGCGGCGGCGGTCGAGGCGATCCGTGCCGGGCTGAAGAGCATCCAAGAAGTATTTGCTCGCCACGAGATTGCCGAAGAATTCGATTCTGACGAATTGGTGGTGAAGCTGCGGGAGATGAAGCGCTCGCTCGTAGACCACTACGAGGTAGAGCCGTCCCTCTCGGAGCAATTGGCCGAAGCCATCGCTCGGGAGCAGTACGAACGGGCCGCCGACCTCCGCGATGAGATCGCCCGTCGAGGATGCTGA
- a CDS encoding carbon storage regulator — MLVLTRKQQETIQIGDSIIVKVLRTKGNTVRLGIEAPEGLRVLRGELTPEPNHREPPAAPLARRQRASAPAARAEGEVRMARVPRSRVATVLPQMLGSSAPLRAMLDRRATVSADA, encoded by the coding sequence ATGCTAGTGCTAACACGGAAGCAACAGGAAACCATCCAGATTGGCGACTCGATCATCGTCAAGGTCCTCCGCACCAAGGGAAACACCGTGCGACTGGGGATCGAAGCCCCGGAAGGCCTGCGGGTGCTCCGCGGCGAACTGACGCCCGAGCCGAACCACAGAGAGCCTCCGGCCGCTCCCCTCGCCCGTCGGCAACGCGCCTCGGCGCCAGCGGCCCGCGCAGAAGGTGAAGTGCGGATGGCCCGGGTGCCGCGCAGCCGAGTGGCGACGGTGCTGCCGCAGATGCTGGGAAGCAGCGCCCCGTTGCGGGCGATGCTTGACCGCCGCGCGACCGTGAGCGCCGATGCGTAG
- a CDS encoding alpha/beta fold hydrolase encodes MILLLMIAVGCASRSQWVTLRATPRNPLAESIRSVHPRGPQASDRTQQLLRRYDLVGELDGDRSALVARLAGLATTDSLHEHQYAMSELAYLGAKRAEGRRRTLAVELYGTSLLHAYEYLFDPADGVACNPYDPQFRGACDLYNQSLEGLLRLVQEEGDLRPGDRRTIQTTNHTCSFDVELKSTGWHAEDLNNFLFVSDYEVNGLRNHYHTYGLGVPLIAVRQAHGDGDVAEQFYPNNLCFPLTAFLRIDRDTQPDQPGIQVAERDKPRAPRFVLELHDPLDRQTLAIGAKQAPLETDLSTPLAYFLNQPEFQEKDISTLGLLRPDELKAVQGLYMLEPYDPNKMPVVMVHGLWSSPATWMEMFNDLRSEPLVRQHYQFWFYLYPTGQPFWESAAQFRGDLADMRRRLDPDHRLPALDQTVLVGHSMGGLVSKLQTVDSGDQFWRTNTDQPFAELDADPDVREALAESYFFRPSPSVRRVVTIGTPHRGSDFANGFTRWVSAKLIDAPMQMLNGQRQLFARNGDYFRPNSSLAIRTSVDSLDPKSPWLPVLASADPGPWVDYHNIVGRVPENTFQGFLTREGDGIVAIESARLDGQSRLKSQVVVPADHLSVHRHPQSILEVRRILFEQVADLQSPTFGLHEAVASGQAADGAVSTASAETPLPQ; translated from the coding sequence GTGATTCTGCTGCTGATGATCGCTGTGGGATGCGCTTCGCGTTCCCAGTGGGTCACGCTGCGCGCCACGCCCCGCAACCCGCTGGCCGAGTCGATCCGCTCGGTGCATCCGCGCGGACCGCAGGCCAGCGACCGCACTCAGCAATTGCTGCGCCGCTACGATCTTGTGGGTGAGCTAGATGGCGACCGCTCCGCGTTGGTCGCCAGGCTCGCGGGGCTCGCAACGACCGACTCGCTCCACGAACATCAGTACGCCATGAGCGAACTGGCCTACCTGGGCGCCAAACGGGCCGAAGGCAGGCGCCGCACGTTGGCGGTCGAGCTCTATGGCACCTCGTTGCTGCACGCTTACGAGTACCTCTTCGACCCGGCAGACGGGGTCGCCTGCAACCCGTACGACCCGCAGTTCCGCGGCGCCTGCGACCTCTACAACCAATCGCTCGAGGGCCTGCTGCGCCTCGTGCAAGAAGAGGGCGATCTGCGGCCGGGCGATCGCCGGACCATCCAGACCACCAATCACACCTGCTCGTTCGACGTCGAACTGAAGTCCACCGGCTGGCACGCGGAGGACCTGAATAATTTCCTGTTTGTCAGCGACTACGAGGTCAACGGCCTCCGCAACCACTACCACACCTACGGGCTGGGCGTGCCGCTGATCGCGGTCCGTCAGGCGCACGGCGATGGCGACGTCGCGGAGCAATTCTATCCCAACAACCTCTGCTTCCCGCTGACCGCCTTCTTGCGCATCGACCGCGACACGCAGCCCGACCAGCCAGGGATCCAGGTCGCCGAACGGGACAAGCCCCGCGCGCCGCGGTTCGTGCTGGAGCTACACGACCCCCTCGACCGTCAGACACTGGCGATCGGCGCCAAGCAGGCGCCATTGGAGACCGACCTCAGCACCCCGCTGGCCTACTTCCTCAACCAGCCGGAGTTTCAAGAGAAAGACATCTCCACGCTTGGTCTGCTTAGGCCGGACGAGCTCAAGGCGGTCCAGGGCCTTTACATGCTAGAGCCCTACGACCCGAACAAGATGCCCGTGGTGATGGTGCATGGGCTGTGGTCGAGCCCGGCGACCTGGATGGAGATGTTCAACGACCTACGCAGCGAGCCGCTGGTCCGCCAGCACTACCAGTTCTGGTTCTACCTCTACCCGACCGGCCAACCCTTCTGGGAAAGCGCCGCGCAGTTCCGCGGCGACCTGGCCGACATGAGGCGCAGGCTCGACCCCGACCACCGCCTGCCGGCGCTCGACCAGACCGTGCTCGTGGGTCACAGCATGGGGGGGCTGGTGTCGAAGCTGCAGACGGTCGACAGCGGCGACCAGTTCTGGCGCACCAACACCGACCAGCCTTTCGCGGAGCTAGACGCCGACCCGGATGTGCGCGAAGCGCTCGCCGAGAGCTACTTCTTCCGGCCCAGCCCCTCGGTGCGCCGGGTGGTGACGATCGGCACCCCCCACCGCGGCAGTGATTTCGCCAACGGCTTCACGCGCTGGGTGAGCGCCAAGCTCATCGACGCTCCCATGCAGATGCTCAACGGTCAGCGACAACTCTTCGCCCGCAACGGCGACTACTTCCGCCCCAACTCCTCGCTAGCGATCCGCACCAGCGTCGACTCGCTCGACCCAAAATCACCGTGGCTCCCAGTCTTGGCTTCGGCCGACCCCGGGCCGTGGGTCGACTACCACAACATCGTCGGCCGAGTGCCGGAGAACACCTTCCAAGGCTTCTTGACCCGTGAAGGGGACGGCATCGTCGCCATTGAGAGCGCCCGGCTCGACGGCCAGAGCCGGCTCAAATCACAAGTGGTTGTGCCGGCCGACCACCTCTCGGTCCACCGTCATCCGCAGAGCATCTTGGAGGTGCGGCGGATCTTGTTCGAGCAGGTCGCCGACCTCCAATCCCCTACGTTCGGCTTGCACGAAGCGGTTGCAAGCGGCCAGGCGGCCGACGGAGCTGTCAGCACCGCCAGCGCCGAGACGCCGTTGCCTCAATGA
- the mdh gene encoding malate dehydrogenase, with product MKRAKITIVGAGNVGATTAHWCAAAELGDIVLLDIPEAGDMPRGKALDLMQASPIFGFDSKVTGTNDYADSKCSDVVVITAGIPRKPGMSRDDLLATNAKIMTAVCEQVKRTSPDAIVIVVSNPLDAMVQQAQKVTGFPPARVIGQAGVLDTARYRTFLAMELGVSVEDVSALLMGGHGDTMVPMPSCTSVGGIPVTSLVKPERLAEIVDRTAKGGAEIVSLLKTGSAYYAPAAATAQMVEAIVRDKKRLIPCAAYCDKQYGVGGYYVGVPVVLGSGGVEKIIELELTDTERAAFTKSVDAVKELVATMAKLV from the coding sequence ATGAAGCGAGCCAAAATCACGATCGTCGGCGCCGGCAACGTCGGCGCCACCACGGCCCACTGGTGCGCCGCGGCGGAGCTGGGCGACATCGTGCTGCTAGATATCCCCGAGGCCGGCGACATGCCCCGTGGCAAGGCCCTCGACTTGATGCAGGCCTCGCCGATCTTCGGATTTGACTCCAAGGTAACCGGCACCAACGACTATGCCGACTCCAAGTGCAGCGACGTGGTGGTGATCACCGCCGGCATCCCCCGCAAGCCCGGGATGAGCCGCGACGATCTGCTGGCGACCAACGCCAAGATCATGACCGCGGTGTGCGAACAGGTGAAGCGGACCAGCCCGGACGCGATCGTGATCGTCGTGTCCAACCCGCTCGACGCGATGGTGCAACAGGCCCAGAAGGTCACCGGATTCCCGCCGGCTCGCGTCATCGGCCAGGCCGGCGTGCTCGACACAGCCCGTTACCGCACGTTCCTGGCGATGGAATTGGGCGTGAGCGTCGAGGACGTCTCGGCGCTGCTGATGGGGGGCCACGGCGACACCATGGTCCCCATGCCCAGTTGCACCTCGGTGGGGGGCATCCCCGTAACGTCCCTCGTCAAGCCGGAGCGGCTGGCGGAGATCGTCGATCGCACCGCCAAGGGGGGTGCCGAGATCGTGAGCCTTCTCAAGACCGGCAGCGCCTATTACGCCCCCGCGGCGGCCACCGCCCAGATGGTCGAGGCGATCGTCCGCGACAAGAAGCGGCTCATCCCCTGTGCGGCCTACTGTGACAAGCAGTACGGCGTCGGCGGCTACTACGTCGGCGTGCCCGTTGTGCTTGGTTCGGGGGGAGTGGAGAAGATTATCGAACTCGAGTTGACCGACACGGAACGCGCCGCCTTTACCAAGAGCGTCGACGCCGTGAAGGAACTCGTGGCGACCATGGCGAAGTTGGTCTAG
- a CDS encoding alpha/beta hydrolase produces MMRNESAVLSTLQNAPQPQLGAWFDPARDDAPPERLAYFAPMHYERRYAYPLIVWLHDQKGSERDLSRLMPHVSTRNYVAVAVGDSDRDRPWGQTRDAIAETGARVDLAIESAGERFNVHPDRVFLAGVGPGGAMALRIALGRPTAYAGVASFDAGLPRGGRPFGQLKSVRSLPMLLAVNRDSPRYGAGEVSHDLRLLHSAGCTLDIRQYPDDGPVNTMMLADFDSWMMKLVCGQSPAPSKRGATLA; encoded by the coding sequence ATGATGAGAAACGAGTCGGCTGTTCTGTCTACGCTTCAAAACGCACCGCAGCCTCAACTCGGCGCCTGGTTCGATCCGGCGAGAGACGACGCGCCGCCAGAGCGGCTCGCCTACTTCGCCCCGATGCACTACGAACGGCGCTACGCCTACCCATTGATCGTGTGGCTGCACGATCAAAAAGGGAGCGAGAGAGACCTCTCTCGCTTGATGCCGCACGTTAGCACCCGCAACTACGTGGCGGTCGCCGTGGGCGACTCCGACCGAGACCGGCCCTGGGGCCAGACGCGGGACGCGATCGCGGAGACCGGGGCCCGCGTCGATCTTGCCATCGAATCGGCCGGCGAGCGGTTCAACGTTCACCCCGACCGGGTCTTCCTGGCGGGAGTAGGACCCGGGGGCGCCATGGCGTTGCGGATCGCTCTCGGGCGTCCGACCGCCTACGCCGGGGTCGCGTCGTTCGACGCCGGTTTGCCCCGTGGGGGGCGCCCCTTCGGACAGCTCAAGTCCGTTCGCTCCCTCCCGATGCTGCTCGCGGTCAATCGCGACAGCCCGCGTTATGGCGCAGGGGAGGTGAGCCACGATCTCAGGCTGCTCCATTCCGCTGGCTGCACCCTGGACATCCGCCAGTACCCGGACGACGGGCCCGTAAACACGATGATGTTGGCGGATTTTGACAGTTGGATGATGAAGCTGGTGTGCGGTCAGAGCCCAGCGCCGAGCAAACGCGGCGCTACTCTGGCCTAG
- a CDS encoding acyl-CoA desaturase, which produces MSELHESDSALLDPPGSAVKSVEAPKRRTAMETPMPPANSPSMWKRGINWPIAGWIGLVHVIALFAPFYFSWQGFVAFVVLSLATGSLGVCMGYHRLLTHGSFKTFKPVRWLLAFLGGLSGEGSAISWVANHRKHHAYSDKEGDPHSPRDGKWWSHMFWFIPQLGNEWHKELLDRYAPDLMKDRVMLWLHWLFLPSHIACGAVLFAIGYFGTAIGLGGAWNGWSMVVWGLGVRMVYVFHVTWFVNSATHLWGYRNYETSDDSKNLWWVGLLAFGEGWHNNHHAYQRVAAQGHKWWEFDMTYWVILAMEKVGLVWDVVRVKDIPRGAKPA; this is translated from the coding sequence ATGTCCGAGTTGCACGAATCCGATTCCGCACTGCTCGACCCCCCCGGCAGCGCGGTCAAGTCGGTCGAGGCGCCCAAGCGCCGTACCGCGATGGAAACGCCGATGCCGCCGGCCAATTCCCCGAGCATGTGGAAACGCGGCATCAACTGGCCGATCGCTGGTTGGATCGGGTTGGTGCACGTGATCGCGCTGTTCGCCCCGTTCTATTTTAGTTGGCAGGGGTTTGTGGCCTTTGTCGTGCTCTCGCTCGCCACCGGTTCGCTGGGCGTTTGCATGGGTTACCACCGGTTGCTAACGCACGGAAGCTTCAAGACGTTCAAGCCGGTCCGCTGGCTCTTGGCGTTCCTCGGCGGGCTTTCCGGTGAAGGGTCCGCCATCAGTTGGGTGGCCAACCACCGCAAGCACCACGCCTACAGCGACAAAGAAGGCGATCCGCACTCCCCTCGCGATGGCAAGTGGTGGAGCCACATGTTTTGGTTCATCCCCCAACTCGGCAACGAGTGGCACAAAGAACTGCTCGACCGCTACGCCCCCGACCTGATGAAAGACCGTGTCATGCTGTGGCTGCACTGGCTCTTCTTGCCGTCGCACATCGCCTGCGGCGCCGTGCTGTTCGCCATCGGCTACTTCGGCACCGCGATCGGGCTGGGCGGCGCGTGGAACGGCTGGTCGATGGTCGTCTGGGGCCTCGGCGTGCGGATGGTCTACGTCTTCCACGTCACCTGGTTCGTCAACTCCGCGACCCATCTGTGGGGCTACCGCAACTACGAAACCAGCGACGACAGCAAGAACCTCTGGTGGGTCGGCCTGCTCGCCTTCGGCGAGGGGTGGCACAACAACCACCACGCCTACCAACGCGTCGCCGCCCAAGGCCACAAGTGGTGGGAGTTCGACATGACCTACTGGGTGATCCTGGCCATGGAAAAAGTCGGCCTGGTGTGGGACGTAGTCCGCGTCAAAGACATCCCCCGCGGCGCGAAGCCCGCGTAG
- a CDS encoding histidine triad nucleotide-binding protein produces the protein MAETLFTKIIDRKIPADIVYEDDDCLAFRDVAPQAPVHVLVIPKKPIASLDGLADEDRGLAGHLMLTAARIAGELGLSEGYRVVVNCGRDGGQSVDHLHLHVLGGRSLTWPPG, from the coding sequence ATGGCAGAGACGCTGTTCACGAAGATTATCGATCGCAAGATCCCGGCCGACATCGTCTACGAAGACGATGACTGCCTGGCCTTCCGCGACGTAGCGCCGCAGGCGCCGGTGCATGTGCTGGTGATCCCGAAGAAGCCGATCGCGTCGCTCGACGGGCTGGCCGATGAAGACCGCGGGCTTGCGGGTCACTTGATGCTCACCGCGGCTCGGATCGCTGGAGAGCTTGGGCTCTCCGAGGGCTACCGGGTCGTGGTGAACTGCGGCCGAGACGGCGGGCAATCGGTGGACCACTTACACCTCCACGTCTTGGGTGGGAGGTCGCTGACGTGGCCGCCGGGCTAG
- a CDS encoding helix-turn-helix transcriptional regulator — translation MATALEELIAELRGVAERSRASLLDADDFAIELRCSTREIRRMDQAGLVPRPLRLGSKVRWRRDEVENWLRAGAPARPEWETLTAQKYGRPGGRP, via the coding sequence ATGGCGACGGCCCTCGAAGAGCTGATTGCCGAGCTACGCGGCGTGGCCGAGCGCTCGCGAGCCTCGCTACTTGATGCCGACGACTTCGCAATCGAGCTGCGGTGCTCGACTCGCGAAATTCGACGCATGGATCAAGCCGGCCTCGTACCTAGACCCCTGCGGCTCGGGAGCAAGGTCCGTTGGCGTCGTGACGAGGTAGAGAACTGGCTCCGCGCCGGCGCACCTGCGCGGCCCGAATGGGAGACGCTCACCGCGCAAAAGTACGGGCGCCCCGGAGGGCGCCCGTAG
- a CDS encoding ASCH domain-containing protein, with the protein MPSHGPGTIKALTIDAYWAWAIVYGQKRVENRTWQTHYRGALVIHAGRTRRRDAEAVAWLERYAPGSLATEEQVAAVRGCVLGIADLVGCRELASTDAELFPTAPDLFATGPWCWELDQVRPLAAVRVPGRLSLWDLPVGVLAAAAA; encoded by the coding sequence ATGCCTAGCCACGGACCGGGCACAATCAAGGCGTTAACGATCGACGCCTACTGGGCGTGGGCGATCGTCTACGGCCAGAAGCGGGTAGAGAATCGCACCTGGCAGACGCACTACCGGGGGGCGCTGGTGATCCATGCCGGCCGGACCCGCAGACGGGACGCCGAGGCGGTCGCGTGGCTGGAGCGGTACGCACCGGGGAGCCTGGCCACCGAGGAGCAGGTCGCCGCGGTTCGCGGTTGCGTGCTGGGAATTGCCGACCTGGTGGGGTGCCGGGAGTTGGCGAGCACGGACGCCGAATTGTTTCCGACGGCCCCGGACCTGTTTGCGACTGGCCCCTGGTGCTGGGAGCTGGATCAGGTGCGGCCGCTCGCGGCCGTCCGGGTGCCGGGGCGTCTGAGCCTCTGGGACCTGCCGGTGGGCGTTCTGGCCGCGGCGGCAGCGTAG
- a CDS encoding class II glutamine amidotransferase codes for MCGLFGFVATPGQTFNIDRLARIAEVTQRRGPHAFGFAWVDARGRLKMFKRTGKISDYIGCLAMAHDARMLIGHCRYATHGSPSNNLNNHPFACDGGWLVHNGVIHQHEELNEGYMLSPTTQCDSETLALLVEELDGTMLQRVAKAAKLCGGAPLATMALWRNPLRMVVLRSGTQPLHTGSTREGTYLASLPGGLPGVRKIRDERALEYRIRDGKIATRGLDLGAVDVTA; via the coding sequence ATGTGCGGACTATTCGGATTCGTCGCGACCCCCGGCCAGACCTTCAACATCGACCGGCTGGCGCGGATCGCCGAGGTCACCCAGCGACGCGGGCCCCACGCCTTCGGCTTCGCCTGGGTCGACGCCCGCGGCCGGCTCAAGATGTTCAAGCGGACCGGGAAGATCAGCGACTACATCGGCTGCCTGGCGATGGCCCACGACGCCCGGATGCTGATCGGCCATTGCCGCTACGCCACCCACGGCTCGCCCAGCAACAACCTGAACAACCACCCGTTTGCCTGCGACGGGGGCTGGCTGGTCCACAACGGCGTGATCCACCAGCACGAGGAGCTGAACGAGGGCTACATGCTTTCGCCCACCACGCAGTGCGACAGCGAGACGCTGGCGCTGCTGGTCGAGGAGCTCGACGGGACGATGCTCCAGCGCGTCGCGAAGGCCGCCAAGCTCTGCGGGGGCGCCCCGCTGGCGACGATGGCGCTGTGGCGCAACCCGCTGCGGATGGTCGTCCTGCGATCGGGGACGCAGCCGCTGCACACCGGATCGACCCGCGAGGGAACGTACCTCGCCAGCCTGCCGGGCGGGCTGCCCGGCGTCCGCAAGATCCGCGACGAGCGGGCACTCGAGTACCGGATCCGCGACGGCAAGATCGCGACCCGCGGGCTCGACCTGGGCGCCGTGGACGTGACCGCCTGA
- a CDS encoding amidoligase family protein translates to MTANDLTFGIEFETTMPAEYGAIRGGYHRGLQVEWLPQGWTAEGDGSIYARGNRVGVEFVSPVLKGVDGLQQVLTVLAELKRRGARVNESCGLHIHVGGFTTSPVNLDRLTTMVSNFERAIYASTGTKKRERGSYCRGIRSVTEIVARRVLPSDRYRVLNLTNVHSGRRPAVEFRAFAGTLNEVKVVGYLRMALGLVERAIETRKVKWIAKPTVETSPIKRGGEGQTELNRLFYHLGWTKGRAKRVYGDLDCTPAPGAKQVKAELMRLAKKYDAAS, encoded by the coding sequence ATGACGGCCAACGACCTCACTTTCGGCATCGAGTTCGAGACGACCATGCCCGCCGAGTACGGCGCGATCCGCGGCGGCTACCACCGCGGCCTGCAAGTCGAGTGGCTCCCCCAGGGCTGGACGGCCGAAGGCGACGGGTCGATCTACGCCCGCGGCAATCGGGTCGGCGTCGAGTTCGTCTCGCCCGTCCTCAAGGGCGTCGACGGCCTCCAGCAGGTGCTGACGGTGCTCGCCGAGCTGAAGCGTCGCGGCGCCCGCGTCAACGAGTCCTGCGGCCTGCACATCCACGTCGGCGGCTTCACGACCAGCCCGGTCAACCTCGATCGGCTCACGACGATGGTCTCCAACTTCGAGCGGGCCATCTACGCTTCGACCGGCACCAAGAAGCGCGAGCGGGGCAGCTACTGTCGCGGCATCCGTAGCGTGACCGAGATCGTCGCCCGCCGCGTCCTCCCGAGCGATCGCTACCGCGTGCTGAACCTGACCAACGTCCACAGCGGACGCCGCCCAGCCGTCGAGTTCCGGGCGTTCGCCGGAACGCTCAACGAGGTGAAGGTCGTCGGCTACCTGCGGATGGCCCTGGGCCTGGTTGAGCGGGCGATCGAGACCCGCAAGGTGAAGTGGATCGCGAAGCCGACGGTCGAGACGAGCCCGATCAAGCGGGGCGGCGAAGGCCAGACGGAGCTGAACCGGCTGTTCTACCACCTGGGCTGGACCAAGGGCCGCGCCAAGCGGGTCTACGGCGACCTGGACTGCACCCCCGCCCCCGGCGCCAAGCAGGTCAAGGCCGAGCTGATGCGGCTCGCGAAGAAGTACGACGCCGCGAGCTGA
- a CDS encoding ATP-binding cassette domain-containing protein, translated as MPQFDVEATCRVPSGFAVDQVRGMFDLKVEKTARVSYSVELPASDELIDGRPWRIGVIVGPSGSGKSTVARQAYGDRFVEGHDWPSGKAVIDSFPGVPIKMLTQTLTAVGFSSPPSWVKPYAVLSGGEKFRCDLARALLASGESDAGGGLLAFDEFTSVVDRTVAKVGSAAIARSVRKDRFGPTKQFVAVTCHYDVLDWLAPDWVLDMSSQQLARGRLQRPWSGGHPAIELRVARVHPSAWVLFRRHHYLDTRLMGAAVCFAAFWGDEPVAFSAWVHRMTRNRRSGDMREHRTVVLPDYQGIGIGNRISECCASLWTGLGGIAAGTTSHPGMIHYRAASPLWRVARFGRVTPPGVKSKITGCSMERLTGGFEYVGPPMPRDQAEAILADRPRIFADATAATVLAALKPDGLMGDAAIARRAGIDRRQAASALRRLTATGEVERVRAGRRVGFRAAAG; from the coding sequence ATGCCGCAGTTCGATGTAGAGGCGACCTGCCGGGTCCCGAGCGGGTTTGCCGTGGACCAGGTGCGTGGGATGTTCGACCTGAAGGTCGAGAAGACCGCCCGCGTCAGCTACAGCGTCGAGCTGCCGGCCAGCGACGAGCTGATCGACGGCCGGCCCTGGCGGATCGGCGTGATCGTCGGCCCCAGCGGCTCGGGAAAAAGCACGGTCGCTCGGCAGGCGTATGGCGACCGCTTCGTGGAGGGGCACGACTGGCCCTCCGGCAAGGCGGTGATCGACTCATTCCCCGGCGTACCGATCAAGATGCTCACGCAGACGCTCACCGCGGTGGGCTTCAGCAGCCCGCCGAGTTGGGTGAAGCCGTACGCGGTTCTGTCGGGGGGCGAGAAGTTCCGCTGCGACCTGGCCCGCGCGTTGCTCGCCAGCGGCGAGTCCGATGCTGGCGGAGGGCTGTTGGCGTTCGACGAGTTTACTTCGGTGGTCGACCGCACCGTGGCGAAGGTCGGCTCGGCGGCGATCGCCAGAAGCGTCCGCAAAGACCGCTTCGGCCCGACCAAGCAGTTTGTCGCCGTCACCTGTCACTACGACGTGCTCGACTGGCTGGCGCCCGACTGGGTGCTGGACATGAGCAGCCAGCAACTGGCAAGGGGGCGTCTTCAGCGACCGTGGTCAGGGGGCCATCCAGCGATCGAGCTGCGTGTCGCTCGCGTCCACCCTTCGGCCTGGGTGCTCTTTCGCAGGCATCACTATCTCGACACGCGCCTGATGGGGGCCGCGGTTTGCTTCGCTGCGTTCTGGGGCGACGAGCCGGTAGCGTTCAGCGCGTGGGTCCACCGGATGACGCGTAACCGGCGGTCGGGGGACATGCGCGAGCACCGCACGGTAGTGCTGCCCGACTACCAGGGGATCGGCATCGGCAACCGGATCAGCGAGTGCTGCGCGTCGCTGTGGACGGGGCTCGGCGGGATCGCCGCCGGCACCACCAGTCACCCGGGGATGATCCACTACCGCGCGGCGAGCCCGTTGTGGCGGGTTGCGAGGTTCGGCCGTGTGACGCCGCCGGGCGTGAAGAGCAAGATCACGGGCTGCTCGATGGAACGGCTCACGGGAGGCTTCGAGTACGTTGGGCCCCCGATGCCTCGCGACCAGGCCGAGGCGATCCTCGCCGATCGGCCGCGGATCTTTGCAGACGCCACGGCCGCAACTGTTCTGGCGGCGCTGAAGCCCGACGGGCTGATGGGCGACGCGGCGATCGCCCGACGGGCGGGGATCGATCGGCGCCAGGCCGCGTCGGCGCTGCGTCGATTGACGGCCACGGGCGAGGTCGAACGCGTACGGGCTGGGCGCCGCGTCGGATTCCGCGCGGCGGCGGGCTGA